AAGAAAGTAATTAAATTAGTAAATTTGCGCCTGTAGCTCAACGGATAGAGCAATGGCCTCCGGAGCCATTTATAGGAGTTCAATTCTCCTCAGGCGCGCCAATTTATTAGCCCCTTTTTTAAGGGGCCTTTTTAGTAATTTTTTAAAAAAAGTATTTTTGTTTAAAATGTTATAAATTTTTGATTTTCGGAGGCTTAAATGGAAGCATTTGAAAAAATAAAAAGAAAAACTGTTGAGATAATTAACGAAGATGAATTAAAGCATAAACTAAACACTAAAATGAAATTAAGAGTAAAGCTTGGATGTGATCCAACGGCACCAGATTTACATTTAGGACATTACGTTGTTTTAAGAAAATTAAAGGACTTTCAGGATTTGGGACATGATGTTGTGTTTATTATCGGTGATTTTACAGGGCTCATTGGTGATCCTTCCGGAAGATCAAAAACAAGACCTCCACTTTCAAAAGAGGCTATACAGGAGAACGCAAGAACATATTTTGACCAGGTATTTAGAGTGCTTGACAAAAATAGAACGGAAGTGCGCTATAATTCTGAATGGCTTTCTAAAATTACTTTTGAAGAATGGTTTAGGCTCAGTGCAAATTTTACTTTGGCAAGAATTCTTGAAAGGGACGATTTTCAAAATAGATTCAATAACAATATACCTATTTTCTTTCATGAGCTTTTTTACCCCTTAATGCAGGCGTATGACTCTTATGCAATTGATGCTGACGTTGAACTTGGTGGAACAGACCAGAAATTCAACCTCATTATGGGAAGGCACCTTCTTGAAGTAAAAGGGAAAGAACCACAGATAGCAATTATAATGCCTATTTTAAGAGGGCTTGATGGTGTCCAAAAAATGAGTAAAAGTCTTGGGAACTACGTTGGGATTACTGAAGACCCCCAAACTATGTTTGGTAAAATCATGTCAATACCAGATAACCTCATCTCTGAATATTATTTTCTTATCTTAGATGTAGATGAAGAAAAAGCAAAAGAGATTGATGATTTAATTAGTTCTAACAAGGTAAACCCAAGGGATCTTAAACTTGAACTTGCTAAAGGTATTGTTGAAATCTTCCATGGAGCAAAAGAAGCTCAACTTGCATATGATAATTTCATAAAAGTATTTAGCAAAAAAGAACTTCCCGATGAAGTTAATGAAATTGATGTTAGCGATTTCATAGTTGACAACAAACTCGATGTAGTTAACCTGTTAATAAACCTTAAAGTATTGCCTTCAAAATCTGAAGTTAAACGACTCATCGAGCAAGGTGGTTTAAAATTAAACGGAGAAAAAATTAACACCTTTAAAATAGAAGTAAATAATGGTGATGTTTTGAGGGTTGGTAAGACTCAGTTTTTTAAATTCAAAATTTCCTAACCTGTAGGATGTTTAGAGTAGTTTAGGTAAATTTTTTGAAATAATGTTTTCTTTGGCTATTTGGTAGCCTTTTTCTACTATTTCATTTTTACTTTCAAAATCAAAAATATCGTTAGTTAAAGGGATATGGATTATGTAGTCTGCTTTTGCAAGATCGTCAATATACAGAGTGTCAAGAGTTATATCAAGCACTCTTAAAATAACATCAAAGGCATTTCTAAAATTTTCTTTTATTTTGAAAGTTTGTAGGAAATTTACATCAATTACTATAACTACGTTAGCCCCCATTTCTCTTGCAAGATCAACTGGTGCGTTGTTTAGTATGCCTCCATCTGCAAGGAGCATGCCGTTTAAACTAAGTGGTTCAAGATACGGCGGGATCGCCCCTGTTGCATACATTACTTCGTAAAGCTTCCCTTGGGTGAGTGGCACAAGTTTTTCTGTTATAAGGTCAACTGCAACACATGCAAAAGGTATTTTTAAAGACGAGAAATCCTTTCCTTCTGTTAAATCCCTAAAGACTTTTCTAATTTTTCTTCCAGAATCAAGTCCTTGTCTTGTAAAGAGTGGAATAAAAGCTGCTTCTTTTAACACGGTATTGAGAACTTTGTTATTTTTTCTTTCTAAGAAAAGCATTCCTTTTGATTCAAGAACTTCGTAAATATTAAGTTTTTCTAAAAGGTTTTTAAGGTCATTAGCACTGTATCCAAAGGCGTATAGCGCCCCAATAATACCCCCCATAGAAGCACCGGTAATAATGTGAGGTTTTATGCCAAATTCTTCAAATGCCTTTAAGACACCTACGTGTGCTAATCCTCTTGCTCCACCACCAGATAATACTAATCCAATCTTCATAATACCCCTTTTTTTTAAATTTCTAAGTTAAATCCGTCGAACGCTGCAATTACTTCTAAATTATACTTTTCACTTAACTCTTCTGCCACTTTTTGTGGGTTTGCTCTTAACATGGTTAATCCGAAATGAGTTAATACTACCTTTTTAGGATTACTATATTTTAAAAATTTTTCTACATCTTCTACATTAAGGTGCATCACTTCTTCCTTTTCTTTATACCTAACTACATTTAGAATTAGTATATCTGAATCCTTATAGTAATCTAAAAGGTCATCGAAGAATAGGGTATCTACAACAAACGAAATTGTTTTGTTTTCTATATTAAAACGGAATCCGTAAGTTTCTACAGGATGTTTGTGCCTAAAGGTTTTAAATTTTAAATCACGGTAAATAAATTCCTGCTCATGTGAGAATGTTTGGATTTCCTCTAAGTAATCTCTTAAGAAGGGAAGTATAACTCTATTTTCTGAGAAAAGTGCTTCGGTTGTAGTAAAGAGTGCGCCGTATTTTTTAAGACCACCATTAGTTATAGAGTCGATAATTACGTTTGCATCTGTTGAGTGGTCTAAATGGATATGGGAAAGTATTACTCCATCTACACTTTCTATGGGAGTTTTTGGCCTTGATGTTGAAAGTCTTAGAAGTGTCCCTGGGCCAGGGTCAAAAACCAGTGTTGCTGATTTTGTTTTTATTATTGTCCCAGCAGAATACCTTAGCTGTTTTGCAACAACAAATCTTGCTCCAGCTGTGCCCAAGAATTTTATTAGTCCCATACAAGAAAGGGGGTGTTACCCCCTACACTTTTATACGATTTTTTCAATTGCCTGTTTTACTCTCTTTAAGCCTTCGATAATATTTTCTTTTGAAGTTGCGTATGAGAACCTTAGATATCCTTCACCAAACGAACCGAAGGCAGTGCCTGAAAGGGTGCAAACTCCTGCTTCATATAGAAGATAATCTGCTAATTCTTTAGATGATTTGCCAACCTTCTTAACATTGGGGAAAGCGTAGAATGCGCCTTTTGGCATTTTTACTGAAAAACCTGGTATTTCGTTTAAACCATTTACAATAAGATTTCTTCTTTCTTCGTATTCTTTTCTCATTCTTTCTACTTCGTCTTGTGGCCCTTTTAGCGCCTCAACACCTGCCATCTGGACAAATGTTGCAACGCAAGAGAATGAATTTACTGCAACTCTTTTAAGAGCCTCAATAACTTCTTTGTTTGCAACGGCATAGCCTAAACGCCACCCTGTCATTGCATAAGTTTTAGAAAAGCCGTCAAGGATAATAGTTCTTTCTTTCATATGAGGTAAAGATGCAATACTTACAAACTCTCCTTCGTAAACAATCCTTGAATAAATTTCGTCAGAGAGAATCATTATATCGTTTTTCTTTGCAATGTCTGCAATAAATTCAAGATCACTGTAGGAGAGAATCCCTCCTGTTGGGTTTGCAGGGGAGTTAATAACGATGAGTCTTGTTTTTGGTGTGATTAATTTTTCAAATTCTTTTTTATCAAACGCAAAATCGTTTTCTTCTCTAATTGGCATAGAAACAGGTTTTGCACCAACAAGCCTAATTGCTGATTCGTATATTGGATAACCAGGATTGGGGTAAATTGCTTCGTCCCCTTCATCAAGAAGCGATAGCATTGTTCCAAAAATTACGTCTTTTCCACCAGGAGTGATAATTACCTCTTCGGGTGTCACTTTTATATTCCTTGTTTTTGAGATATACTCAGCAACAGATTCTCTTAGTTCAAGAATACCTTGTGTCGGAGAGTAGTGTGTGTAGTTTTCCTCAATTGCCTCAATACCTTTTTGTTTGACGTTCTCTGGTGTGTTAAAATCTGGCTCACCGATTTCAAAGTGAATTACACTTTTCCCTTGGCGTTCAAGTTCCTTTGCTTTTGCAAGCATCTCAAAGGCAGTCTCGGTGCCTGCTCTTTGAATCATTTTTGAAATTTTCATTTAAAATCCTCCTAAAATTTTTTTATAAAATATTTTGACAATTACTTGAATATTATACATCCAAACAACTTTTTAAAAAACTTTATTGTTTTTAAGTATTTTTCTTTCCGGCTCTAATATCAACAAAAGGAGTATTTATAACCTCAAGTTCAAAAGTTCTATTGTCGCCTTTAGCCAGAAGTTTTGTGCCTACTTCTCTATGTTCTGCTTTTACATAACCAAGAGCAAGGATTTCATTTCTCACAAACGACATATTTCCTGAAGTAATGTAACCTATTTCTTCACCTTCATTGTAAATCTTCATTCCGTGCCTTGGAACACCGCCTTTTAGGACTTTAAAGCCGACAAGTTTTCTTTTTATGCCATCTTCTACATATGTTTTTAAGGCTTCTTTTCCAATAAAATTTTCTTTTTCAAGTTTTACAGCAAAATCTTGTCCTGCTTCAAATGGGTTGGTTGTCTCATCAATGTCATTTCCATACAACCAATAGCATACTTCAAACCTTAGTGTATCTCTTGCCCCAAGTCCTGTAGGGAGAATGTTAAATTCTTTTCCTTTCTCTAATGTTTCTTGCCAAATCTTTACAATATCGGTTGGATTACTGTAGACTTCAAATCCATCTTCACCAGTATAACCTGTTCGCGAAATTAGCACATCAACCCCAAAAAGTTTTCCAAAAGTTGATTTGAAATAACCGAGTTTTTCAAGAGGTATGTTGCCTAAGAAATAATTTTTTAAGAACTCTTCTGCCTTTGGACCTTGTATTGCGACTTCTCCGTATTCGTTTGTTTTCCCTTCAATTGAAACGTCAAAAGCACTTTTATGTTCTAAAATAAAATTTAGGTCTTTTTCGTAATTTGAAGCGTTTACAACAAGAAGAACAAAATCATCTTGTATTTTGTAAACAAAGATATCATCAACTTCACCACCGTGCTCGTAACAAATTGGAGTGTATTTTACTCTTCCTGCTTTTATCTCAAGTATGCTGTTTGTAACAAGAAAATCTGCAAATTTAACTGCATCTTTACCCCTTATTTCGATTTCCCCCATGTGAGAAACATCAAAAATACCCACATTATGCCTAACATTTAAATGTTCCTCTTTAATGCTTGAATATTTAAGGGGCATTTCATATCCTGCAAATTCTACCATCTGTGCGTTTAGTTTGAGGTGTTCTTCGTAGAGAGGCGTTCTTTTTAAATTGCTCATCTTTTATCCTCCTTTAACAATCTCGCCATTTGATATAACCGTTTCGACATAATTTTCAGCTATTCTATAGGGGATTTCTTCGTAATGGCTGATGCTGAGTATGTTAATATTTGCTCT
This Caldisericaceae bacterium DNA region includes the following protein-coding sequences:
- the tyrS gene encoding tyrosine--tRNA ligase: MEAFEKIKRKTVEIINEDELKHKLNTKMKLRVKLGCDPTAPDLHLGHYVVLRKLKDFQDLGHDVVFIIGDFTGLIGDPSGRSKTRPPLSKEAIQENARTYFDQVFRVLDKNRTEVRYNSEWLSKITFEEWFRLSANFTLARILERDDFQNRFNNNIPIFFHELFYPLMQAYDSYAIDADVELGGTDQKFNLIMGRHLLEVKGKEPQIAIIMPILRGLDGVQKMSKSLGNYVGITEDPQTMFGKIMSIPDNLISEYYFLILDVDEEKAKEIDDLISSNKVNPRDLKLELAKGIVEIFHGAKEAQLAYDNFIKVFSKKELPDEVNEIDVSDFIVDNKLDVVNLLINLKVLPSKSEVKRLIEQGGLKLNGEKINTFKIEVNNGDVLRVGKTQFFKFKIS
- a CDS encoding patatin-like phospholipase family protein, whose translation is MKIGLVLSGGGARGLAHVGVLKAFEEFGIKPHIITGASMGGIIGALYAFGYSANDLKNLLEKLNIYEVLESKGMLFLERKNNKVLNTVLKEAAFIPLFTRQGLDSGRKIRKVFRDLTEGKDFSSLKIPFACVAVDLITEKLVPLTQGKLYEVMYATGAIPPYLEPLSLNGMLLADGGILNNAPVDLAREMGANVVIVIDVNFLQTFKIKENFRNAFDVILRVLDITLDTLYIDDLAKADYIIHIPLTNDIFDFESKNEIVEKGYQIAKENIISKNLPKLL
- a CDS encoding MBL fold metallo-hydrolase, translating into MGLIKFLGTAGARFVVAKQLRYSAGTIIKTKSATLVFDPGPGTLLRLSTSRPKTPIESVDGVILSHIHLDHSTDANVIIDSITNGGLKKYGALFTTTEALFSENRVILPFLRDYLEEIQTFSHEQEFIYRDLKFKTFRHKHPVETYGFRFNIENKTISFVVDTLFFDDLLDYYKDSDILILNVVRYKEKEEVMHLNVEDVEKFLKYSNPKKVVLTHFGLTMLRANPQKVAEELSEKYNLEVIAAFDGFNLEI
- a CDS encoding pyridoxal phosphate-dependent aminotransferase, coding for MKISKMIQRAGTETAFEMLAKAKELERQGKSVIHFEIGEPDFNTPENVKQKGIEAIEENYTHYSPTQGILELRESVAEYISKTRNIKVTPEEVIITPGGKDVIFGTMLSLLDEGDEAIYPNPGYPIYESAIRLVGAKPVSMPIREENDFAFDKKEFEKLITPKTRLIVINSPANPTGGILSYSDLEFIADIAKKNDIMILSDEIYSRIVYEGEFVSIASLPHMKERTIILDGFSKTYAMTGWRLGYAVANKEVIEALKRVAVNSFSCVATFVQMAGVEALKGPQDEVERMRKEYEERRNLIVNGLNEIPGFSVKMPKGAFYAFPNVKKVGKSSKELADYLLYEAGVCTLSGTAFGSFGEGYLRFSYATSKENIIEGLKRVKQAIEKIV
- the gcvT gene encoding glycine cleavage system aminomethyltransferase GcvT; translated protein: MSNLKRTPLYEEHLKLNAQMVEFAGYEMPLKYSSIKEEHLNVRHNVGIFDVSHMGEIEIRGKDAVKFADFLVTNSILEIKAGRVKYTPICYEHGGEVDDIFVYKIQDDFVLLVVNASNYEKDLNFILEHKSAFDVSIEGKTNEYGEVAIQGPKAEEFLKNYFLGNIPLEKLGYFKSTFGKLFGVDVLISRTGYTGEDGFEVYSNPTDIVKIWQETLEKGKEFNILPTGLGARDTLRFEVCYWLYGNDIDETTNPFEAGQDFAVKLEKENFIGKEALKTYVEDGIKRKLVGFKVLKGGVPRHGMKIYNEGEEIGYITSGNMSFVRNEILALGYVKAEHREVGTKLLAKGDNRTFELEVINTPFVDIRAGKKNT